The following are encoded together in the Candidatus Binatia bacterium genome:
- a CDS encoding TetR/AcrR family transcriptional regulator codes for MTTAAKTTARRTPAKRSYLPADRRRAELLAVAARIVLERGWRALTMKGLADAAGVSRQLVYQHFPDLPELLVAVTEHLYERAREATVAIIEQGAAEDPGTVAQRSYELYLELPPEQRRILRALSAASASDVPDLHRAQRYVRDKILELWTPDVRERTALPPKTARALAWMMINAVWGLADLVDDGEIALPQARTLLGRFARLVAQPSNAVSSSKARANGARPRRPRRTKSKSKKGTFS; via the coding sequence GTGACGACGGCGGCAAAGACGACCGCGAGGCGCACGCCGGCGAAGCGCAGCTACCTGCCGGCCGACCGCCGGCGCGCCGAGCTGCTCGCGGTCGCGGCGCGCATCGTTCTCGAGCGCGGCTGGCGCGCGCTCACCATGAAGGGGCTGGCCGACGCGGCCGGGGTGAGCCGCCAGCTCGTCTACCAGCACTTCCCGGATCTGCCGGAGCTGCTGGTCGCGGTCACGGAGCACCTCTACGAGCGCGCACGCGAGGCGACGGTCGCGATCATCGAGCAGGGCGCCGCCGAGGATCCCGGCACCGTCGCGCAGCGCAGCTACGAGCTCTACCTCGAGCTGCCGCCCGAGCAGCGCCGCATCCTGCGCGCGCTCAGCGCCGCTTCGGCGAGCGACGTCCCCGATCTGCACCGCGCGCAGCGCTACGTGCGCGACAAGATCCTCGAGCTGTGGACGCCGGACGTGCGCGAGCGCACGGCGCTGCCGCCGAAGACGGCACGCGCGCTCGCCTGGATGATGATCAACGCGGTGTGGGGTCTCGCCGACCTGGTCGACGACGGCGAGATCGCGCTGCCGCAGGCGCGCACGCTGCTCGGCCGCTTCGCGCGCCTCGTCGCGCAGCCATCGAACGCCGTGTCGTCAAGCAAAGCGCGCGCGAACGGCGCGCGGCCGCGGCGTCCGCGTCGCACGAAGAGCAAGAGCAAGAAAGGAACGTTTTCGTGA
- a CDS encoding glutathione S-transferase family protein, producing MKPYRLHGMVQSYFTRKMTGYLEYKGIPYLLRRFYGMSEESLAAGFPGGIPAMQTPDGEWMWDSTAMIHHLELRFPERSVLPDDPVQRFLAYVIEDAADEWYYRVAVGSRWSFEENHRVGGWELARDFTVRTPIPCEQAYAATGAHVTASLAPLGVTPDNVQRWMDEVLRPWLRVAGAHLAARPYVFGERASLADFGIFGGNAAHFVNDPLCRRWVDEDAPALVLHTNRLLEPEDQPFGDWDDARELAPTLLDLLRELGRMYLPWVSRACVDGEADLTFSDGTTVRIRATDFLREARGVLLARYVALRSPELDAVLERAGLLRYFADYVGHATTVPDYAAPPRPALNRPFPPA from the coding sequence GTGAAGCCCTACCGCCTGCACGGCATGGTGCAGTCCTACTTCACCCGCAAGATGACCGGGTACCTCGAGTACAAGGGCATCCCGTACCTGCTGCGTCGCTTCTACGGCATGTCCGAGGAGTCGCTGGCGGCGGGCTTCCCCGGCGGCATCCCCGCGATGCAGACGCCGGACGGCGAGTGGATGTGGGACTCGACGGCGATGATCCACCACCTCGAGCTGCGCTTCCCCGAGCGCAGCGTGCTGCCCGACGATCCCGTGCAGCGCTTCCTCGCCTACGTCATCGAGGACGCGGCCGACGAGTGGTACTACCGCGTCGCCGTCGGCTCGCGCTGGAGCTTCGAGGAGAACCACCGTGTCGGCGGCTGGGAGCTCGCGCGCGACTTCACCGTGCGCACGCCGATCCCCTGCGAGCAGGCCTACGCCGCGACCGGCGCGCACGTCACCGCGTCGCTCGCGCCGCTCGGCGTGACGCCGGACAACGTGCAGCGCTGGATGGACGAGGTGCTGCGGCCGTGGCTGCGCGTCGCGGGCGCGCACCTCGCGGCGCGACCGTACGTGTTCGGCGAGCGCGCCTCGCTCGCCGACTTCGGGATCTTCGGCGGCAACGCGGCACACTTCGTCAACGACCCGCTGTGCCGGCGCTGGGTCGACGAGGACGCGCCGGCGCTCGTGCTGCACACGAACCGTCTGCTCGAGCCCGAGGATCAGCCCTTCGGCGACTGGGACGACGCCCGCGAGCTCGCGCCGACGCTGCTCGATCTGCTGCGCGAGCTCGGCCGCATGTACCTGCCGTGGGTGAGCCGCGCGTGCGTCGACGGCGAGGCGGACCTCACGTTTTCGGACGGCACGACGGTGCGGATCCGCGCCACCGACTTCCTGCGCGAGGCGCGCGGCGTGTTGCTCGCGCGCTACGTCGCGCTGCGCAGCCCCGAGCTCGACGCCGTGCTCGAGCGCGCCGGGCTGCTACGCTACTTCGCGGACTACGTCGGCCACGCGACCACGGTGCCCGATTACGCGGCGCCGCCGCGCCCGGCTCTGAACCGGCCGTTCCCGCCGGCTTGA